From Quercus lobata isolate SW786 chromosome 1, ValleyOak3.0 Primary Assembly, whole genome shotgun sequence, one genomic window encodes:
- the LOC115995296 gene encoding uncharacterized protein LOC115995296 has product MAQSIASLTVCLLLLLAVMVAEADPQKAKKVKCQDKNYPDCYHRDLYCPDSCLRNCQVDCASCQPVCSLDSQPSPPPPTTYPSPSPPPPSTIYPSPPPPPPKTIYSSPPPPPLTTSTPPSSHPPPPSPSPPLPSPKLKKHSPPPPSTIYSSPPPPPSTTIYSSPPPPPLTTPTPPSSLSPPPPPALGSDGKKVKCMNKNYPHCYAMEHSCPSGCPEQCEVDCVTCSPVCNCNRPGAVCQDPRFVGGDGITFYFHGKKGQDFCIVSDSNLHINARFIGKRNQNMKRDFTWVQSLGILFDTHNLFIGAKNTSIWDDSNDRLSLDFNGEPIHLLDGEGTKWESMTSPSVTIIRLRDTNSVEVEVEGNFKIKATVVPITEKDSRVHNYGITQEDCFAHLDLSFKFYALSGQVNGVLGQTYASNYVSKVKMGVVMPVLGGDTEFSSSSLFGTDCAVARFSGQFTEGNSLENLKYGNLNCSSGMNGRGVVCKR; this is encoded by the exons ATGGCTCAATCCATAGCGAGCCTGACTGTGTGTTTGCTCCTCCTCCTCGCGGTGATGGTGGCTGAGGCAGATCCCCAAAAGGCGAAGAAAGTGAAATGCCAAGACAAAAACTACCCTGATTGTTACCATCGAGACCTATATTGCCCTGACTCCTGTCTTCGCAATTGTCAGGTGGATTGTGCCTCGTGCCAACCTGTTTGTAGTCTTGACTCCCAACCATCGCCGCCACCTCCAACAACTTATCCTTCACCCTCTCCACCCCCTCCTTCTACCATTTATCCTTccccacctccaccacctcctaaGACTATCTATTCTtcaccacctccacctccatTGACAACATCCACTCCCCCTTCTTCGCATCCCCCTCCACCATCACCATCGCCGCCACTGCCATCACCAAAGCTTAAGAAGCACTCACCTCCACCCCCTTCTACTATTTATTCttcaccacctccaccaccttcTACCACTATTTATTCTTCACCCCCTCCACCTCCTTTGACAACACCCACTCCCCCTTCTTCGCTTTCTCCTCCACCTCCCCCAGCTTTGGGTTCTGATGGAAAGAAAGTTAAATGCATGAATAAGAACTACCCTCACTGCTATGCCATGGAGCATAGTTGTCCTAGTGGTTGCCCCGAGCAATGTGAGGTCGACTGCGTTACCTGCAGTCCCGTTTGCA ATTGCAACCGACCTGGCGCCGTGTGCCAAGATCCCCGATTCGTTGGTGGAGATGGAATCACCTTTTACTTCCATGGCAAAAAAGGCCAAGACTTCTGTATAGTTTCTGATTCTAATCTCCATATCAATGCTCGCTTCATtggaaaaagaaaccaaaacatGAAGAGGGACTTCACTTGGGTCCAGTCTCTAGGAATCCTCTTTGACACCCACAATCTCTTCATTGGCGCAAAGAATACATCAATTTGGGACGACTCCAATGACCGCCTTTCCCTAGATTTCAACGGTGAACCCATACACTTGCTTGATGGTGAAGGCACCAAGTGGGAGTCCATGACATCACCCAGTGTTACAATCATAAGGCTTCGCGACACTAACTCGGTAGAAGTTGAGGTTGAAGGAAATTTCAAGATCAAAGCAACAGTCGTGCCTATAACCGAGAAAGATTCACGTGTTCACAATTATGGGATCACACAAGAGGATTGCTTTGCTCATCTGGACTTGAGCTTCAAGTTTTATGCATTGAGTGGCCAAGTTAATGGTGTTTTGGGACAAACTTATGCGAGCAACTATGTGAGTAAGGTGAAGATGGGAGTGGTCATGCCTGTTTTGGGTGGTGACACAGAATTCTCATCCTCAAGTCTCTTTGGCACAGATTGTGCCGTTGCAAGATTTAGTGGTCAGTTCACGGAAGGCAATTCTCTGGAGAATTTGAAGTATGGCAATCTAAATTGCTCTAGTGGGATGAATGGCCGTGGAGTGGTTTGTAAGAGATAA